TCTTGGAAAGCGGTTATATCGGGGAGATGATCACCGATCGGCCGCGTTCCTTGTTCCCGCAGCTCATGTATACCGAGCGTCCCGACATCGTCGCCGCACAGTTGATGGAGGGCCGCTTCGCGATTCTGATCGACGGCACCCCCTTCGTGCTGACGGCGCCCGTCACCTTTTGGCAGATGCTACATTCGGCGGAGGATTATTACGAGAAGTTCACCTTCGCCAGCTTCGTCATGCATTTACGATATTGGCTGCTGTTTCTGGCGCTGTTTCTTCCCGGCATCTACGTCGCTACGATCACGTTTCATCACGACCTGCTGCCGACCAGTCTGCTGCTCAGCATCGCCGCCGCGCGGGAGTCGATCCCGTTCCCCGCTCTCATCGAAGCGCTGATCATGGAGCTCAGTTTCGAAGCGCTGCGAGAAGCCGGCGTACGGCTGCCGAAGACGATCGGCCAAGCCGTCAGCATCCTCGGCGCCTTGGTCATCGGGCAAGCGGCGGTGCAGGCGGGGATCGTGTCCGCTCCGATGGTCATCGTCGTGTCCATGACGGGAATCGCCTCCTTCACGATTCCGCGGTACAACTTCGGGATCGCCATCCGGCTGCTCCGATTTCCGCTCATGATTCTCGCCGGCATGTTCGGACTGTACGGCATGGTCGTGGGAACGATTCTCATAGCCGTTCACTTATGCAACCTTACGTCCTTCGGCGTGCCGTACATGACCGGCGTCGCGCCCCTTAGGCGCAGCGAGCTGAAGGATATCGTCGTGCGCGTCCCTTGGTATCTCATGAAGCGAAGGCCTTCGGTGGCCGCGAAGGAGAAGCGGCGGAGGAGTTGAAATTTCCGTGAAGGAGGTGGGCGGATGCGGCGCATTCCGATATGCGTTGCTTTCGCGTTATCGTTCGCGATGCTGACCGGCTGCTGGGACCGAAGAGAAATCAACGATATCGCGTTCGTCTCGGCATCGGCCGTCGATCTGGAGGAAGACGGCAACATCCGGGTGACGGTGCAGTTTCCGTTGCCGGGACAGATGGGCGGCGCCGGCTCCTCCGGGGGAGGAGGCGGTACGGCGGGCACGAAGCCTTGGCATACCGAATCGGCCGTCGGCCGAACCGGGCGCGAAGTCACGGCGCTGCAGCAGCAGTCGTTGTCTCGAACCTTGAATTACTCCCATCGCAGGGTGCTTATCTTCGGGCAAGATTTAGCTAAGAACGGCATCGCCGAAGTGTTGGACGTTATGGGGCGCATTCCGCAAAACCGAATGTCGGCGTTCTTGTTCGTGACGAAGGGGCGGGGCGAGGCGCTGCTTGAGGTACCGCCTACCATGGAGAAGATACCCGCCGAGTTGTTTCGGGAGATCGTCACGCTGTCGTACAAGCGGCCGGTCAGCGTGGAGACGACGGTCAACGCCCTTCTCCAAGAAGGGATCGATCCCTACTTGCCGTTCATGATGACGAAGAGCAAGGGCGAAGGGAAATTAAAAAATAAAGAGGCGAGCCTGTCCGGCGTCGCCCTGTTCAAGGACGATAAAGCGGCTGCCTTCCTTACGGGCGATACGGCCAGAGGCATGCTGTATGCATTGAACCAAGCCAAGCAGCCGGTCGTTACGATCCCGGCGCCCGAGGGAAGCGGATATCTCTCCTTGCGAATCACGTCGTACGACGTCTCGGTCGAATTGCTTCGAAGCGGCGCGACGCCGACCTTTCGGATCGCGCTCGACGGCGAGATGATTGCGTCCGAGAACGGGTCCGATTACCGCTTCTCGGAGAACGCCTCGTCCATCGCTACGCTGGAGCGTGCCGTCGACGAGAGTATGGAACGAATCATGCGCAAGGCGATGGCCGTCGCGCAGGAAGCCGGCTCCGACCCGATCGGGCTCGGCATGCACTTGTACCGGCATAGACCCGCCGATTGGCGCCGCCTGAAGAGCGATTGGCGCAGCATCTACGGCAGGGCTGAAATTGAGGTCGTCGTTCGACTTCGCTTCCAGCACCCCGGAACCATTACGTATCCTATCGGAATTCCGGAGAAGGAGTTGGAACCATGAACAACAACTTGTCTCGATCCCAAGTCCTCATGATCGGATGCGCCTTCGTTCTGGACAGCACGTTGATCAGCAAGCCGAGCCTCGTCATTCGCGACTTGGAGAGCGACTTTTGGGCAGGTTTCCTGCCGGCGTTCGGCTACGGCCTGGCCGCCGTCGCGTTATTCGCGATGCTCGCGTCCCGGTTCCCTCGGAAGGATCTCTTCGACGGCCTTATCGCCGCCTCCCCGTTCTGGGGGCGGCTCGTCGTCGCGATCTGCGTCCTCTTCTTCTTCGGCGTGCTCGTCCGCGATACGCGCGCGACGACCGACTTCGTGAAAGTATCGCTGCTGACGGTCACGCCGATTACGGTCATCGCCGTTTGCCTGGCGTTTTGCCTTGTCGCCGCCGCCCGGCACGGGAAGCTCTCCGTCGCGCGCATGAGTCAGCTGTGGCAACCGATGCTAATCCTGCTCGTCTTGCTGCTTCCGGTCTTCCTGAGCTCCACTCTCGCGCTCGGCAACCTGCTCCCCGTCTTCCAGCATACGCCGCTGCAGGTATTCGAAGGGGGCTCCCATCTATATTCCTATATGGGAGAAGCCGTCGGGACCTTCATGATCGCGAAGTATCGCACGTGGACGACCAAGTTCAGCTTGTTCTCCCTGGCGCTCGGGTGGTTCTTGCTCCTCGTCCTTACGTTTTCGGTCGTCATGACGCTGGGGGTGGAAATCCCCATGCGGACGTTCTACCCGAATTACGAGATGATCCGAAAGGTGCGCTTGACCGACTTCTTGGACCGGCTCGATTTGCCGATGATCGGCATCTGGCTCCCCGCGATGGTCGTGAAGGCCAGCTTCGGACTATACATCGTCGCGAACGGCATCGCTCGCATCGTCCCGAAGTGGAAGCTCGGGCTCGTCGCGACGGCGGCCATGGCGGCCGCGCTCGCGATCGCGTTATACGGCTTCCGCAACGCGCTGCAGATCTTCGATTTCGATCGCTACTGGACGCCCGTCTCCGCCTCTTTTCACCTTGGCTTGCCGGCGCTCCTGCTGATGTTGTTCCGTAAACGCAAGAAGCCGCCGACGAAGTCGGCGGCGGAGGCGGAACAAGAAGCGATGTAGTCGCGCGCGGCGCGGATGAAATGTTTATCTTTCGACGTGCTTGCGGCTTCCGAGCTCCGCTTCGACCAAGGCGAGCGGAGGGATGCTCTCCCAATCGCCGGCGCCTTGGACGACCATCGCGCCGATCAAGCTTCCGAGGCGCACGGCCTCGATTGGACTCTGCTCGCGAACGATGCCCGACAGAAAGCCGGCGCAGAAGCCGTCTCCGGCCCCGACCGTGTCGACGACCTGCTTCACCGGGAAGAACGGAACGCGATCGATTCGATCCTTCTCGACGATCAGCGTCTCGTTGCCGGCGCCCTTCACGATCGATATCGCCTTCAGCTTGCGCAGCTCCCCCATGATCGCGTCGA
The nucleotide sequence above comes from Paenibacillus antri. Encoded proteins:
- a CDS encoding spore germination protein, which produces MTHKTLSQPLNGIEQALKSEMYPAVDVSFRNVADADGADGLLVYLQGAADENRLEEQLIEALRAAAFEDVALRALSGKKVDSFENALNEAYLGKVVLFVAGRPIAYAFGLPSRLARGIKEPATEAVIRGPREGFIERIDANLALLRNKIRTPKLKFEQFLIGSESQTRVVLGYHAELARKTVLREARKRLEAIDLDVVLESGYIGEMITDRPRSLFPQLMYTERPDIVAAQLMEGRFAILIDGTPFVLTAPVTFWQMLHSAEDYYEKFTFASFVMHLRYWLLFLALFLPGIYVATITFHHDLLPTSLLLSIAAARESIPFPALIEALIMELSFEALREAGVRLPKTIGQAVSILGALVIGQAAVQAGIVSAPMVIVVSMTGIASFTIPRYNFGIAIRLLRFPLMILAGMFGLYGMVVGTILIAVHLCNLTSFGVPYMTGVAPLRRSELKDIVVRVPWYLMKRRPSVAAKEKRRRS
- a CDS encoding Ger(x)C family spore germination protein; this encodes MRRIPICVAFALSFAMLTGCWDRREINDIAFVSASAVDLEEDGNIRVTVQFPLPGQMGGAGSSGGGGGTAGTKPWHTESAVGRTGREVTALQQQSLSRTLNYSHRRVLIFGQDLAKNGIAEVLDVMGRIPQNRMSAFLFVTKGRGEALLEVPPTMEKIPAELFREIVTLSYKRPVSVETTVNALLQEGIDPYLPFMMTKSKGEGKLKNKEASLSGVALFKDDKAAAFLTGDTARGMLYALNQAKQPVVTIPAPEGSGYLSLRITSYDVSVELLRSGATPTFRIALDGEMIASENGSDYRFSENASSIATLERAVDESMERIMRKAMAVAQEAGSDPIGLGMHLYRHRPADWRRLKSDWRSIYGRAEIEVVVRLRFQHPGTITYPIGIPEKELEP
- a CDS encoding GerAB/ArcD/ProY family transporter, producing the protein MNNNLSRSQVLMIGCAFVLDSTLISKPSLVIRDLESDFWAGFLPAFGYGLAAVALFAMLASRFPRKDLFDGLIAASPFWGRLVVAICVLFFFGVLVRDTRATTDFVKVSLLTVTPITVIAVCLAFCLVAAARHGKLSVARMSQLWQPMLILLVLLLPVFLSSTLALGNLLPVFQHTPLQVFEGGSHLYSYMGEAVGTFMIAKYRTWTTKFSLFSLALGWFLLLVLTFSVVMTLGVEIPMRTFYPNYEMIRKVRLTDFLDRLDLPMIGIWLPAMVVKASFGLYIVANGIARIVPKWKLGLVATAAMAAALAIALYGFRNALQIFDFDRYWTPVSASFHLGLPALLLMLFRKRKKPPTKSAAEAEQEAM